In Devosia beringensis, a single window of DNA contains:
- a CDS encoding methyl-accepting chemotaxis protein: MTSLLGNIRLTAAIAAMAIGSITIAIAAVVAGLFVSLSGSASADVDKALQSATRITAQILSVNLPSLEVGPDEAGNVASLTMRSMPRFRNDGVIDTVASVSAQDASIYVFDAELGPDFSIGTTSLTGADGARLVDRPIVAGTALFEAMMANEAVVGNETINEVAYATRYQPIAMADGTVIGALFVAVARAPIEAVVGQSLTMMAIVGGLALLVIGIVALLLSRALTRPIPRLSATMNAIAEGQLDTEVPYTANRNEIGSMARAVEVFRTNSLRIAELGAETGRHLEIAADHTGQLNAISMSQLVAEFTLSGELITANPLFLDLMGYRLADLVGQPNARLLFGAQSTDPTYQQFWRDLAEGAFKSGEYRRRTSNGGEVWIQSTFTPILGLDGAPYKVVQFATDVTARKQAVTAVGAALVALAKGDLSHGIDTQFDAEFEDLRQALNSTVARFADVVGQLRQASRSIRVATGEILSGANDLSERTTRQAATIEETSAAMEQLAGTVADNAKRAQDAASKALAVSGSASASGEVMTQASAAMERITSSSAKISSIIGMIDDIAFQTNLLALNASVEAARAGDAGKGFAVVAVEVRRLAQSAASASADVKVLIEQSAREVKAGSTLVSDAAERLSDMLGAAEQNTALVEGIARASRDQATAIDEVSISVRTLDEMTQHNAALVEETNAAIEQTESEARTLDQIVDIFVLAEEVQQKQVVDRRRSAA, encoded by the coding sequence ATGACATCGCTCTTGGGCAATATTCGCCTCACCGCTGCCATCGCCGCCATGGCCATCGGCTCGATCACCATCGCCATTGCCGCCGTGGTCGCCGGATTGTTCGTCAGCCTCTCGGGCAGCGCCAGTGCCGACGTGGACAAGGCGCTCCAGAGCGCGACCCGGATCACCGCACAGATCCTCAGCGTCAACCTGCCCAGCCTTGAAGTGGGGCCGGACGAGGCGGGTAATGTCGCCAGCCTGACCATGCGGTCGATGCCGCGCTTCCGCAATGACGGCGTCATCGACACGGTGGCTAGCGTGTCGGCGCAGGATGCCAGCATCTATGTGTTCGACGCCGAACTCGGTCCCGATTTCAGCATCGGTACCACCAGCCTGACCGGTGCCGATGGGGCGCGTCTGGTCGATCGACCCATTGTCGCCGGCACGGCGCTGTTTGAGGCAATGATGGCCAATGAGGCCGTGGTCGGCAACGAGACCATCAATGAGGTGGCCTATGCCACCCGCTACCAGCCCATCGCCATGGCCGATGGCACGGTGATCGGGGCCCTGTTCGTGGCGGTGGCGCGCGCACCCATCGAGGCGGTGGTTGGGCAGAGCCTGACCATGATGGCCATTGTCGGTGGTCTGGCGCTGCTGGTGATCGGCATCGTGGCGCTGCTGCTGTCGCGCGCTCTGACCCGACCCATACCGCGGCTGTCGGCCACCATGAATGCCATTGCCGAGGGCCAGCTCGATACCGAGGTGCCCTATACCGCCAATCGCAACGAGATTGGCAGCATGGCGCGGGCGGTGGAAGTGTTCCGCACCAATTCGCTCCGCATCGCCGAGCTGGGCGCAGAAACCGGGCGGCATCTGGAGATCGCGGCGGACCATACCGGCCAGCTCAATGCCATTTCCATGTCGCAGCTGGTTGCCGAATTCACCCTGAGCGGCGAGCTGATCACGGCAAACCCGCTGTTCCTTGACCTGATGGGCTATCGGCTTGCCGATCTGGTGGGGCAGCCCAATGCCCGATTGCTGTTTGGCGCGCAGTCGACCGACCCCACCTATCAGCAGTTCTGGCGCGATCTGGCAGAAGGCGCGTTCAAGAGCGGCGAATATCGACGCCGCACCAGCAATGGCGGCGAAGTGTGGATCCAGAGTACCTTCACGCCGATCCTGGGGCTCGACGGCGCGCCCTACAAGGTCGTGCAGTTCGCCACCGATGTCACCGCCCGCAAGCAGGCCGTGACGGCCGTCGGCGCCGCCCTCGTGGCGCTGGCCAAGGGTGATCTGAGCCACGGCATCGATACCCAGTTTGACGCCGAATTCGAAGATCTGCGCCAGGCGCTCAACAGCACAGTGGCGCGCTTTGCCGATGTGGTCGGTCAGCTGCGCCAGGCGTCCCGCTCGATCCGCGTGGCCACGGGAGAAATCCTGTCCGGCGCCAATGATCTGAGCGAACGCACCACCAGGCAGGCTGCCACCATCGAGGAAACTTCGGCTGCCATGGAACAGCTGGCCGGCACGGTGGCGGACAATGCCAAACGGGCCCAGGACGCGGCCAGCAAGGCGCTGGCGGTTTCCGGCAGTGCCTCGGCCAGTGGCGAGGTCATGACCCAGGCCAGCGCCGCCATGGAGCGCATTACCTCCAGTTCAGCCAAGATCTCGAGCATTATCGGCATGATCGACGACATTGCCTTCCAGACCAACCTGCTGGCCCTCAATGCTTCAGTGGAAGCGGCCCGCGCCGGCGATGCCGGCAAGGGCTTTGCCGTGGTGGCGGTGGAAGTACGCCGGCTGGCGCAATCGGCAGCGTCGGCCTCGGCCGACGTCAAGGTGCTGATCGAACAGAGTGCCCGCGAGGTCAAGGCCGGCAGCACGCTGGTCAGCGATGCCGCCGAGCGGCTGTCGGACATGCTGGGCGCTGCCGAACAGAATACGGCGCTGGTGGAGGGCATTGCCCGCGCCAGCCGCGATCAGGCCACCGCCATTGACGAGGTCAGCATCTCGGTGCGCACGCTCGATGAGATGACCCAGCACAATGCAGCGCTGGTCGAGGAGACGAATGCGGCCATCGAGCAGACCGAATCGGAAGCGCGGACACTGGACCAGATCGTCGATATCTTTGTTCTTGCGGAAGAAGTTCAGCAAAAACAAGTAGTTGACCGGCGCCGCAGCGCGGCGTGA
- a CDS encoding methyl-accepting chemotaxis protein has product MIKLTLTQKIVGLVLLALIAGSAAISYVGASQNAALLRSELEKANMALSAGSTEQLAGGIRFGKADALMTAYAGLEKSLGEQFKAGASYNMESAIIVTTSEDAPTNAAMADVAGKALASGKTEIVSEGAIAYVAVPARFGPEASTVGVAAYAWDLSKSLAEQGKTLVTAALAGVAVTAVLVVALYFFIRLSITGPLLNLVRIATQIAEDPASVDVVPATNRTDELGAMARAVEVFRENGQKVAQMTEAEAAQVIRSQAERAQMMQELQRAFGNVVDAAIAGDFSRRVDAEFPDAELNALAGSVNTLVETVDGGLSETGQVLAALAETDLTHRVKGDYKGAFGKLRDDTNAVADKLTDIVGQLRKTSRGVRSATSEILAGANDLSERTTKQAATIEETSATVEQLANTVLANANKAQAASLKSQDVSRTAEEGGVVMGQATGAMERITSSSAKISNIIGLIDDIAFQTNLLALNASVEAARAGDAGKGFAVVAVEVRRLAQSAASASADVKVLIEQSAGEVAGGSKLVAEAASKLGAILEGIRENSAVMEGIARDSKEQATAIDEVNVAVRQMDEMTQHNAALVEETNAAIEQTEGQASELDRIVDIFVLDDTARPARAEAASQSAPRNGIKGLQDKVRHAAKALTSHGNAAVAQDWNEF; this is encoded by the coding sequence ATGATCAAACTTACACTCACCCAGAAAATCGTTGGCCTCGTGCTGCTTGCGCTCATCGCGGGTTCCGCTGCGATCAGCTATGTCGGTGCCAGCCAGAATGCGGCCCTGCTGCGCTCGGAGCTGGAAAAGGCCAATATGGCCCTGTCTGCGGGCAGTACCGAGCAGCTCGCCGGCGGCATCCGGTTCGGCAAGGCCGACGCGCTGATGACGGCCTATGCCGGGCTGGAAAAATCGCTGGGCGAGCAGTTCAAGGCCGGCGCCAGTTACAATATGGAATCGGCAATCATCGTCACGACGTCCGAGGATGCGCCCACCAACGCTGCCATGGCTGACGTGGCTGGCAAGGCGCTGGCCAGCGGCAAGACCGAGATCGTTTCGGAAGGCGCCATTGCCTATGTCGCCGTGCCGGCACGTTTTGGCCCCGAGGCGAGCACTGTGGGTGTCGCCGCCTATGCCTGGGACTTGAGCAAGAGTCTGGCCGAACAGGGCAAGACCCTGGTCACCGCTGCCCTGGCCGGCGTTGCGGTCACCGCGGTGCTGGTTGTGGCCCTCTACTTCTTCATTCGCCTGTCGATCACCGGACCCCTGTTGAACCTGGTGCGGATCGCCACGCAGATTGCCGAGGATCCCGCCTCGGTCGATGTGGTACCGGCGACAAACCGTACCGACGAGCTGGGCGCCATGGCCCGGGCCGTGGAAGTGTTCCGCGAGAACGGCCAGAAGGTGGCGCAGATGACCGAGGCCGAAGCCGCCCAGGTGATCCGCAGCCAGGCCGAACGCGCCCAGATGATGCAGGAACTGCAGCGGGCCTTTGGCAATGTGGTGGATGCCGCCATTGCCGGGGACTTTTCGCGGCGTGTCGACGCCGAATTCCCCGATGCCGAACTCAATGCGCTGGCCGGTTCGGTCAATACCCTGGTCGAAACGGTCGATGGCGGGCTCAGCGAAACCGGCCAGGTACTGGCGGCCCTGGCCGAGACCGACCTGACCCATCGGGTCAAGGGCGACTACAAGGGCGCCTTCGGCAAGCTGCGCGACGATACCAATGCGGTGGCCGACAAGCTGACCGATATCGTCGGGCAGTTGCGCAAGACCTCACGCGGCGTGCGTTCGGCCACGAGCGAAATCCTGGCCGGCGCCAATGACCTTTCCGAGCGCACCACCAAGCAGGCCGCCACCATCGAAGAGACTTCGGCCACCGTCGAGCAGCTGGCCAATACGGTGCTGGCCAATGCCAACAAGGCGCAGGCAGCCAGCCTCAAGTCACAAGACGTATCGCGCACCGCCGAAGAGGGCGGCGTGGTGATGGGCCAGGCGACCGGAGCGATGGAGCGCATCACCAGTTCCTCGGCCAAGATCTCCAATATCATCGGGCTGATCGACGACATCGCCTTCCAGACCAACCTTTTGGCGCTCAACGCCTCGGTGGAAGCGGCCCGTGCCGGCGATGCCGGCAAGGGCTTTGCCGTGGTGGCGGTGGAAGTGCGGCGGCTGGCGCAGTCGGCGGCCAGCGCCTCGGCTGACGTCAAGGTGCTGATCGAGCAAAGCGCGGGCGAGGTGGCGGGTGGCTCCAAGCTGGTGGCAGAAGCGGCCAGCAAGCTGGGCGCCATCCTTGAGGGCATCCGCGAGAACAGTGCCGTCATGGAGGGCATTGCCCGCGACAGCAAGGAACAGGCGACCGCCATCGACGAGGTCAATGTCGCGGTGCGGCAGATGGACGAGATGACCCAGCACAATGCGGCGCTGGTGGAAGAGACCAATGCGGCCATCGAGCAGACCGAGGGTCAGGCCAGCGAACTCGACCGGATCGTGGACATCTTCGTGCTCGACGACACCGCCCGGCCGGCCCGCGCCGAGGCAGCCAGCCAGAGCGCGCCGCGGAATGGCATCAAGGGATTGCAGGACAAGGTCCGGCATGCCGCCAAGGCCCTGACCAGCCACGGCAATGCCGCCGTCGCCCAGGACTGGAACGAGTTCTAG
- a CDS encoding aspartate/glutamate racemase family protein yields MKTIGLIGGMSWESSAHYYRVLNQETARRLGGLHSAPVILHSVDFAPIAQMQSDGDWAGAGAVLAGIARQLQAAGAEVIGLATNTMHVVAEAITADLNVPFIHIADPTSDALLADGFGTVGLLGTRFTMEMDFYRDRLSARGLVSLIPEVDRTNLNGIIYDELCRGIVRDESRRVYVDAITRLAARGAEAVILGCTEITMLIDDDVSPLPVYDTTDLHAKALVAAALA; encoded by the coding sequence ATGAAGACCATCGGCCTTATCGGCGGCATGAGCTGGGAATCCTCGGCGCACTATTACCGCGTGCTCAACCAGGAGACGGCGCGCCGCCTGGGCGGGCTGCATTCCGCTCCGGTGATCCTGCATTCGGTAGATTTTGCCCCCATAGCCCAGATGCAGTCTGACGGCGACTGGGCCGGCGCCGGTGCGGTACTGGCCGGGATAGCCCGGCAGTTGCAGGCCGCGGGGGCCGAAGTCATTGGCCTGGCCACCAACACCATGCATGTCGTGGCTGAGGCCATCACCGCCGACCTGAACGTGCCCTTCATCCATATTGCCGACCCGACCAGCGACGCGCTGCTGGCGGACGGCTTTGGCACGGTGGGCCTGTTGGGCACCCGCTTCACCATGGAAATGGATTTCTACCGCGATCGCCTGAGCGCGCGGGGCCTGGTGTCGCTGATCCCCGAGGTCGACCGCACCAATCTCAACGGCATCATCTATGACGAACTCTGTCGCGGCATCGTGCGTGACGAGTCTCGCCGGGTCTATGTCGATGCCATTACCCGCCTCGCCGCCCGTGGCGCCGAAGCCGTCATCCTGGGCTGCACCGAGATCACCATGCTGATCGACGACGATGTGAGCCCGCTGCCGGTCTATGACACCACCGACCTGCACGCCAAGGCCCTGGTCGCGGCGGCCCTGGCCTAG
- a CDS encoding RNA pyrophosphohydrolase, whose amino-acid sequence MTSPRPDRQSLPYRDCVGVAIFNQQGNVFIGRRLADRDAEDRSEVEAPWQMPQGGIDKGEDPLRAALRELHEETNITSVSLLAEAPEWIHYDLPDEALGIALKGKYRGQRQRWFAFAFTGKDSEIDVLTPGAGKYPAEFDAWRWERLSHVPALIVPFKKDAYDRVVAAFADIPQRFTHT is encoded by the coding sequence ATGACGTCTCCGCGCCCCGACCGCCAATCCCTGCCCTATCGCGACTGCGTGGGTGTCGCCATCTTCAACCAGCAGGGCAATGTCTTCATTGGCCGGCGCCTGGCCGATCGTGACGCCGAAGACCGCTCCGAAGTAGAGGCCCCCTGGCAGATGCCGCAGGGCGGCATCGACAAGGGCGAGGATCCGCTGCGCGCCGCCTTGCGTGAACTGCACGAGGAAACCAATATTACCTCGGTCAGCCTGCTGGCCGAAGCCCCTGAATGGATTCACTACGACCTGCCCGATGAAGCGCTGGGCATTGCGCTCAAGGGCAAGTATCGCGGCCAGCGCCAGCGCTGGTTCGCCTTTGCCTTTACCGGCAAGGACAGCGAGATCGATGTCCTGACCCCCGGCGCCGGCAAATACCCTGCCGAGTTCGACGCCTGGCGCTGGGAGCGGCTCAGCCACGTGCCGGCGCTGATCGTGCCGTTCAAGAAGGACGCCTATGACCGCGTCGTCGCCGCCTTTGCCGACATTCCCCAACGCTTCACCCATACCTGA
- a CDS encoding divergent polysaccharide deacetylase family protein translates to MTDDLTTPLTGRRPRPGATRRLPIARILFGLLALLAIGFVARVLMVDDPDGGRPSQEVAVTSTRDANEVANNVADGPVTITADPQQFPTDGSITAITTGAGGRSSVIGLPDIFGALPDLSEETANGPIPRISATGLTPFAAYAHPSGDAVASGSPMIAIVVTGLGINEQGSLEAIDALPSEITLAFAPYGKALSTTVAAARTADHEVLLEVPLEPFDYPQNDPGPQTLLTGEPARANLDKLFWLMSRFGGYVGLINNMGARFTASAADFSPLMEELGARGLGYLDDGSSNRSLAPQLAEGNKVPFSRADLLIDANPARASILSALASLEATALENGHAIGIVSALPISINTLAEWARDLESKGILLVPASALMK, encoded by the coding sequence ATGACCGATGATCTGACCACGCCTCTGACCGGTCGCCGGCCGCGACCCGGCGCCACCAGGAGGCTGCCGATCGCCCGCATCCTGTTCGGCCTGCTGGCGCTGCTCGCCATCGGCTTTGTGGCGCGCGTGCTGATGGTGGATGATCCCGATGGCGGACGGCCCAGCCAGGAAGTCGCCGTCACCAGCACCCGCGACGCCAACGAGGTGGCCAACAATGTCGCGGACGGCCCGGTGACGATCACAGCCGATCCCCAGCAATTCCCCACCGACGGCTCGATCACCGCCATCACCACCGGGGCCGGCGGGCGCAGTTCGGTCATCGGCCTGCCCGACATCTTTGGCGCCCTGCCCGATCTGAGCGAGGAAACGGCCAATGGCCCGATCCCACGCATCTCGGCCACCGGCCTCACGCCCTTTGCCGCCTATGCCCACCCTAGTGGCGACGCCGTGGCCAGCGGCAGCCCGATGATCGCCATCGTCGTGACCGGCCTGGGCATCAACGAGCAGGGCTCGCTCGAGGCCATCGATGCCCTGCCCAGCGAGATCACGCTGGCCTTTGCCCCCTATGGCAAGGCCCTCAGCACCACGGTCGCCGCGGCCCGCACCGCTGACCACGAAGTGCTGCTCGAAGTGCCGCTGGAGCCCTTCGACTATCCGCAGAACGATCCGGGTCCCCAGACCCTGCTGACCGGCGAACCCGCCCGCGCCAACCTGGACAAGCTGTTCTGGCTGATGTCGCGCTTTGGCGGCTATGTCGGCCTGATCAACAATATGGGGGCCCGCTTCACCGCCTCGGCTGCCGATTTTTCGCCGTTGATGGAAGAGCTGGGCGCGCGCGGCCTCGGCTATCTTGATGACGGCTCGTCCAACCGTTCGCTCGCCCCGCAACTGGCCGAGGGCAACAAGGTGCCCTTCTCGCGGGCCGACCTGCTGATCGACGCCAATCCGGCGCGCGCATCCATTCTGTCAGCGCTTGCCAGCCTTGAGGCGACGGCGCTGGAGAATGGGCACGCAATCGGTATTGTCAGCGCGCTGCCCATCTCGATCAATACCCTGGCCGAGTGGGCCCGGGATCTTGAATCCAAGGGCATTCTGCTGGTGCCCGCCAGCGCATTGATGAAATAG
- a CDS encoding S41 family peptidase produces MRLLPFRATILALALLLPLAPLHAQDAPAQVEPVPGAEEIEPDPAAAAGKPRDPLEIYADLNLFGEIFDRIRAEYVDPPDEQELIRAAIQGMLTSLDPHSGYLPPADYDDMRQDTSGEFGGLGIEVTMEEGVIKVVSPIDDTPAAKAGIMANDLIVELDGVQVQGLTLDEAVGKMRGPIGTGIKVTVVREGVEKPLDFELTRAVIAMRAVRYSLEGEAGDVAVIRLSRFSEQAFVGIEKAIKDVYADRDGVAPKGIILDLRNNPGGLVDQSVYVADAFLKQGAVVLTRGRLPEESARYDAQPDALDAQIADVPLVVLINGGSASASEIVAGALQDHKRATVVGTRSFGKGSVQSIISLGPDGAMRLTTARYYTPNNRSIQAVGITPDIEIFQNVPEELQGRDEIIGEAGLAGHITIEGQEETTVGSSVYVPADKAEDTQLQYAIRLIDGGETDDAFPPKAE; encoded by the coding sequence ATGCGCCTGCTTCCCTTCCGCGCCACCATCCTTGCCTTGGCGCTGCTGCTGCCCCTTGCCCCCCTGCATGCGCAGGACGCACCGGCGCAGGTCGAGCCCGTTCCCGGGGCCGAGGAGATCGAGCCCGATCCCGCCGCTGCGGCCGGCAAGCCCCGCGATCCGCTCGAAATCTATGCCGACCTCAACCTGTTCGGCGAAATCTTCGACCGCATTCGCGCCGAATATGTCGATCCACCCGATGAGCAGGAGCTGATCCGCGCCGCCATCCAGGGCATGCTGACCTCGCTCGACCCCCATTCGGGCTATCTGCCGCCAGCCGACTATGACGACATGCGCCAGGACACGTCCGGCGAGTTTGGCGGCCTGGGCATTGAAGTGACCATGGAAGAGGGCGTCATCAAGGTGGTCTCGCCCATCGATGACACACCGGCCGCCAAGGCCGGCATCATGGCCAATGACCTGATCGTCGAACTCGACGGTGTCCAGGTCCAGGGCCTTACCCTGGACGAGGCCGTCGGCAAGATGCGCGGCCCCATCGGCACCGGCATCAAGGTCACCGTGGTACGCGAAGGGGTCGAAAAGCCGCTGGACTTCGAACTGACCCGCGCTGTCATCGCCATGCGCGCCGTGCGCTATTCGCTTGAAGGCGAAGCGGGCGATGTCGCCGTGATCCGCCTGTCGCGCTTCTCCGAACAGGCGTTTGTGGGCATCGAAAAGGCCATCAAGGATGTCTATGCCGATCGTGACGGCGTGGCGCCCAAGGGCATTATCCTCGATCTGCGCAACAATCCGGGCGGCCTGGTCGATCAGTCCGTCTATGTGGCCGATGCCTTCCTCAAGCAGGGCGCCGTGGTGCTCACCCGTGGTCGCCTGCCCGAGGAAAGCGCCCGCTATGACGCCCAGCCAGACGCGCTGGACGCCCAGATCGCCGACGTGCCGCTGGTGGTGCTGATCAATGGCGGCTCGGCCTCGGCCTCCGAAATTGTTGCCGGCGCCTTGCAGGATCACAAGCGTGCCACGGTCGTGGGAACCCGTTCCTTCGGCAAGGGCTCGGTGCAGTCGATCATCTCGCTAGGTCCCGACGGCGCCATGCGCCTGACGACCGCGCGTTACTACACGCCCAACAACCGCTCCATCCAGGCCGTCGGCATTACCCCCGACATCGAGATCTTCCAGAACGTGCCCGAAGAACTCCAGGGCCGCGACGAGATCATCGGCGAGGCAGGCCTGGCCGGCCACATCACCATCGAGGGCCAGGAGGAGACCACCGTCGGCTCCTCGGTTTACGTGCCCGCCGACAAGGCTGAAGATACCCAGCTGCAATATGCTATCCGCCTGATCGATGGCGGGGAAACCGACGACGCCTTTCCGCCCAAGGCGGAATAG
- a CDS encoding murein hydrolase activator EnvC family protein, which yields MALAPGKRRGLWLAGTLLAALSSLPLLAQSETPAPTAPPAAAPAAVTPAAAEQPATVAAPTQSDLEAVESSLSLSQQRIDELKAEIAAMEGDRTQQNAALIAAAQRVKLAEIEVADVETRLSDLIVAELEVRGRLDGSQAEIANVLAALERISLNPPPALIVDPDDALGSARSAILIAAIVPQLRAKAESVTADLTELTRIKTAALAEEATLRANHAVLEEEQLRIATLIAARKQGIGVRTTQLAAEEQEAVALAARASTLKELVDSLSAQVSSVSEAAAAADAGLDPDLPVMTPEAIQLALANSARTEPAIPFGVARGYLTMPANGVNVLDYGASDGFGGINHGISLVTRAEAQVVAPADGWVLYKGPYLNYGQIVILNSGQGYTMLLAGLDAVTVDIGQFVQMGMPLGTMGSRTIGRTVTTNAGADQPTLYIELRQNNEPVDPTGWWATPTQSG from the coding sequence ATGGCGCTGGCGCCGGGCAAGAGACGGGGACTGTGGCTTGCCGGCACGCTGCTGGCGGCTTTGTCGAGCCTGCCGCTGCTGGCCCAGTCCGAAACGCCCGCGCCGACCGCCCCGCCCGCGGCAGCGCCCGCTGCTGTAACGCCCGCAGCCGCCGAACAGCCCGCCACCGTCGCCGCCCCCACCCAGTCGGACCTCGAGGCCGTCGAATCCTCGCTTTCCCTCAGCCAGCAGCGCATTGACGAGCTCAAGGCCGAAATCGCCGCCATGGAAGGCGATCGCACCCAGCAGAACGCCGCCCTGATCGCGGCGGCCCAGCGCGTCAAGCTGGCCGAAATCGAAGTTGCCGATGTCGAGACACGCCTCTCCGACCTCATCGTCGCCGAACTGGAAGTACGCGGCAGGCTCGATGGCTCACAGGCCGAGATCGCCAATGTGCTGGCGGCCCTCGAACGCATCTCGCTCAACCCGCCGCCGGCGCTGATCGTCGATCCCGACGACGCCCTGGGCTCGGCCCGCAGCGCCATCCTGATCGCCGCCATCGTGCCTCAGCTGCGCGCCAAGGCCGAATCGGTCACCGCCGACCTGACCGAGCTGACCCGCATCAAGACCGCCGCTCTGGCCGAGGAAGCCACGCTGCGCGCCAACCATGCCGTGCTCGAGGAAGAGCAGTTGCGCATCGCCACCCTCATTGCCGCGCGCAAGCAAGGCATTGGCGTGCGCACGACGCAGCTGGCGGCCGAAGAGCAAGAGGCCGTCGCCCTGGCAGCCAGGGCTTCCACGCTCAAGGAACTGGTCGATTCGCTTTCGGCCCAGGTCAGCTCGGTGTCCGAGGCAGCCGCGGCGGCTGATGCCGGCCTCGACCCCGACCTGCCGGTGATGACCCCCGAAGCCATCCAGCTGGCCCTGGCCAACAGCGCCCGTACCGAGCCGGCCATCCCCTTTGGCGTTGCCCGCGGCTATCTCACCATGCCGGCCAATGGCGTCAACGTGCTCGATTACGGGGCCAGCGATGGCTTTGGCGGCATCAATCACGGCATCTCCTTGGTCACCCGGGCCGAGGCCCAGGTTGTGGCTCCGGCCGATGGCTGGGTGCTGTATAAGGGCCCCTACCTCAATTATGGCCAAATCGTCATCCTCAATAGCGGTCAAGGCTACACCATGCTGCTGGCCGGGCTGGATGCCGTCACGGTCGATATCGGTCAGTTCGTGCAAATGGGCATGCCGCTGGGCACCATGGGTTCACGCACAATTGGCCGCACGGTCACCACCAATGCTGGCGCGGACCAGCCGACCCTCTATATTGAACTTCGACAAAACAATGAGCCCGTCGATCCCACCGGCTGGTGGGCGACCCCGACACAGAGTGGATAG
- the rlmH gene encoding 23S rRNA (pseudouridine(1915)-N(3))-methyltransferase RlmH, with protein sequence MRLTIAAVGRMKAGPEREMVSRYLDRAVGGGKPLALTGFDVIEQTESRASSSASRKADEAKALRAALPEGLIVALDERGKAIASEALANQIGRWRDDGRPAVSFVIGGADGLDPDFVAAADLVLSFSPLTWPHQLVRIMLAEQLYRTTTILAGHPYHRGD encoded by the coding sequence GTGCGCCTCACCATTGCGGCCGTCGGTCGCATGAAGGCCGGGCCGGAGCGCGAGATGGTATCCCGCTATCTCGACCGCGCCGTCGGCGGCGGCAAGCCGCTGGCGCTGACGGGCTTTGACGTCATCGAGCAGACCGAGTCGCGCGCCTCCTCGTCCGCCAGCCGCAAGGCCGACGAAGCCAAGGCGCTGCGCGCCGCCTTGCCCGAGGGCCTGATCGTGGCGCTGGACGAACGCGGCAAGGCCATCGCTTCGGAGGCACTCGCCAACCAGATCGGCCGCTGGCGCGATGACGGCCGCCCGGCCGTAAGCTTTGTCATCGGTGGCGCCGATGGCCTCGACCCCGATTTCGTTGCTGCCGCCGACCTGGTGCTGAGCTTTTCCCCCCTGACCTGGCCACACCAGCTGGTGCGCATCATGCTGGCCGAGCAGCTTTATCGCACCACCACCATTCTGGCCGGCCACCCCTATCATCGCGGCGATTGA
- the rsfS gene encoding ribosome silencing factor: MIDVILNCLDDAKAEGIVAVDIIGKSSLADHMVVASGRSQRHVGAVADQLVNALRDAGHGKPRIEGLPHCDWVLVDAGDVIVHIFRPEVREFYNIEKMWQADFAADAH, encoded by the coding sequence ATGATCGATGTGATCCTGAACTGCCTTGACGATGCCAAGGCCGAGGGCATCGTTGCCGTCGATATCATTGGCAAGTCCTCGCTGGCCGATCACATGGTCGTCGCCTCGGGCCGCTCGCAGCGCCATGTCGGCGCCGTGGCGGACCAGCTGGTCAACGCCCTGCGCGATGCCGGTCACGGCAAGCCCCGCATTGAGGGCCTGCCCCATTGCGATTGGGTCCTGGTCGATGCCGGCGATGTCATCGTCCACATCTTCCGCCCCGAAGTGCGCGAGTTCTACAACATCGAAAAGATGTGGCAGGCCGATTTCGCGGCTGACGCGCACTAG
- a CDS encoding nicotinate-nucleotide adenylyltransferase, whose translation MTLRHPLHIPGITELPPSGTGMRIGLFGGSFNPIHQGHRLVVEETLRRLDLDAIWVLVTPGNPLKDNHDLAPLADRVTAARELLDHPRVRVTGFEAAHGFTYSWQTIRFLTSSMPDRHFVWIMGADNLVNFSRWERWRDIAAMVPLAVYVRPGSGRLAPVSMAASALAQWRVDEDDATTLARLPAPAWVYLHGRQSPLSSSAIRARRQDVKPK comes from the coding sequence TTGACCCTGCGCCATCCCCTTCATATTCCCGGCATTACCGAGCTGCCGCCCTCCGGGACCGGCATGCGCATCGGCCTGTTCGGCGGCAGCTTCAACCCGATCCATCAGGGTCACCGGCTTGTCGTCGAGGAAACGCTGCGGCGGCTCGACCTCGACGCGATCTGGGTGCTGGTGACGCCCGGCAACCCGCTCAAAGACAACCATGACCTGGCGCCGCTGGCCGATCGCGTTACCGCGGCGCGCGAGTTGCTCGACCATCCCCGGGTGCGGGTCACCGGCTTTGAAGCGGCGCATGGCTTCACCTATTCCTGGCAGACCATCCGGTTTTTGACCAGTTCCATGCCCGATCGGCACTTCGTCTGGATCATGGGCGCCGACAATCTGGTCAATTTCAGCCGCTGGGAACGCTGGCGCGATATCGCCGCCATGGTGCCGCTGGCGGTCTATGTGCGGCCCGGCTCCGGGCGGCTGGCCCCGGTCTCCATGGCGGCCAGCGCCCTGGCCCAGTGGCGGGTGGATGAGGACGATGCCACCACCCTGGCGCGCCTGCCGGCACCCGCCTGGGTGTACCTCCATGGCCGCCAGTCGCCGCTCTCGTCATCGGCCATTCGGGCCCGTCGGCAGGACGTTAAGCCAAAATGA